A portion of the Calothrix sp. 336/3 genome contains these proteins:
- a CDS encoding ABC transporter substrate-binding protein — MNFNKETKILLLSLAITLGLVGGGIYYLFKDILPGGNQVSVNISNSANNNQSESRISAGEISLTPGDVSVAKRDGIAAFKSGKYEEAVNYFQAALQSKKNDPETLIYLNNAKIGNKKSYSIAVSIPLATEPNFALEVLRGVAQAQNEINLQGGIKNTPLKVVIASDDDRVELVKDIAQNFVKNSEILGVVGHFASDATLAAGEIYNSQQLVAISPTSSAVKISNFSPYVFRTVPSDFMAARALANYMTTKLNKKKAAIFYNSQSGYSQSLKSEFVSAVSLAGGEVSHEFDMSKPDFSAAQSIAQAQGVEVLMLAANSQLLDKGLQVIQVNQRRLPLLAGDGFYALKTLEISQGQGENMVLAVPWHLESNPGADFPQKSRQLWDADVNWRTALSYDAARALITAIETNPSRQGVQQALKSGNFAARGASGELRFANSGDRNAPVQLVQVKSQPNSRSRTGYDFELVRN, encoded by the coding sequence ATGAATTTCAATAAAGAAACTAAAATTTTATTATTATCTTTAGCAATAACTTTAGGTTTAGTTGGTGGTGGAATTTACTACCTATTTAAAGATATTTTGCCCGGAGGTAATCAGGTATCTGTTAATATTTCTAATTCTGCTAATAATAATCAAAGTGAGTCCCGGATAAGTGCGGGAGAAATTTCTCTAACTCCTGGTGATGTATCTGTAGCTAAAAGAGATGGAATTGCGGCTTTTAAATCGGGTAAATATGAAGAAGCTGTCAATTATTTTCAAGCTGCTTTGCAAAGTAAAAAGAATGACCCAGAAACTTTAATTTATCTGAATAATGCCAAAATAGGTAATAAGAAATCCTACAGTATTGCTGTCTCAATTCCTCTAGCTACAGAACCAAATTTTGCTTTAGAAGTATTACGGGGAGTAGCTCAAGCTCAGAATGAAATTAATCTTCAGGGCGGCATCAAAAATACACCTCTAAAAGTAGTTATTGCCAGTGATGATGATCGGGTGGAATTGGTAAAAGATATTGCCCAGAATTTTGTAAAAAACTCGGAGATTTTGGGTGTTGTTGGTCATTTTGCTAGTGATGCGACTCTCGCTGCTGGAGAAATATATAATTCTCAGCAATTGGTGGCAATTTCTCCTACTAGTAGCGCGGTAAAAATCTCGAATTTTAGCCCCTATGTATTTCGGACTGTTCCTAGTGATTTTATGGCAGCAAGGGCGCTGGCTAACTATATGACAACGAAATTAAATAAAAAGAAAGCAGCTATTTTTTATAATTCTCAAAGTGGTTATAGTCAGTCTTTAAAATCAGAATTTGTCTCTGCGGTTTCCCTTGCGGGTGGTGAAGTTAGCCACGAATTTGATATGTCAAAACCTGATTTTAGTGCTGCTCAAAGTATTGCCCAAGCGCAGGGGGTAGAAGTTTTGATGTTAGCTGCTAATTCTCAGCTTTTGGATAAAGGGTTGCAGGTGATTCAAGTCAATCAACGTCGGTTGCCTTTACTTGCTGGGGATGGGTTTTATGCATTAAAAACTTTAGAAATTAGTCAGGGGCAAGGAGAAAATATGGTTCTGGCTGTACCTTGGCATTTAGAAAGTAATCCGGGTGCGGATTTTCCTCAGAAATCTCGTCAACTTTGGGATGCGGATGTGAATTGGCGTACTGCTTTAAGTTATGATGCGGCTCGTGCTTTAATCACAGCAATTGAGACTAATCCTAGCCGTCAAGGTGTTCAACAAGCTTTGAAGAGTGGAAATTTCGCCGCTAGGGGTGCTTCTGGGGAATTGAGGTTTGCTAATTCTGGCGATCGCAATGCTCCGGTGCAACTGGTTCAGGTGAAATCTCAGCCAAATTCCCGTTCCCGTACCGGATATGATTTTGAATTAGTTCGCAATTAA